Proteins from a genomic interval of Pelagicoccus enzymogenes:
- the rpoC gene encoding DNA-directed RNA polymerase subunit beta', giving the protein MSTQEAQQVLSAERESNFDCVTINVSSPEIIRSWSRGEVKNPETINYRTFKPEPGGLFCQRIFGPVRDYECACGKYKRIKYKGVICDRCGVEVTVSRVRRQRMGHIELAVPVTHIWFLKSMPSRLGLLLDMTARSLERVIYYEAYMVTDPGRTPLEEKQLLTDQEYIEAMAEYGDDSFVAKMGAEALRDVLVNTDLEVTVLELQEAMRSTKSKQIKKKLAKRLKVIQGFIKSSSRPEWMVLEVLPVIPPDLRPLVPLEGGRFATSDLNDLYRRVINRNNRLKNLMQLKTPDVIIHNEKRMLQEAVDALFDNGRHGRPVTGAGNRPLKSLSDMLKGKQGRFRQNLLGKRVDYSGRSVIVIGPELKLNQCGLPKKMALVLFEPFIIRRLKELGFVHTVRGARRMIEKRSPEVWDILEEVTKGHPVLLNRAPTLHRLSIQAFEPTLIEGEAIRVHPLVCTAYNADFDGDQMAVHVPLSLEATLECKMLMMATGNIFSPSSGKPILTPSQDVILGSYYLTINPRQSFEELDRIPLVGNKTEAIFANLDGALHTHDWVRIPNPDYGRETTFGNSDQKTIVTTVGRIRYSEIWPNDLGFINFQVGKKELGDVINNTYKVAGPEATVDSLDKLKKLGFDVATMAGISIGIDDMIIPDEKVDIVDRAFKKISDVDGQYQKGIITAGERYNKIIDIWTVATDEIKQAVFVQLKTNGGKPGVNPVYVMMDSGARGNPNQVRQLCGTRGLMAKPSGEIIERPILSSFREGLTVLEYFISTHGARKGLADTALKTADAGYLTRKLCDVAMDVIITEEDCGTREGIWKKAIFEGDDEIVGLRERIEGRCSCDDVYNPIQPDELVVGSGELITEQVAKRIEELGIERLKVMSPLTSTAAYGIDAKSYGINPASNDVAKIGDSVGIIAAQSIGEPGTQLTMRTFHIGGIASSVVTDPRISVRNGGTVKYRGLRLVEIAPGVSVVLNKTGSVQIVDATGRELEAYDIVVGSLLRVPDGGEIEAGQLLAEWDPYNIPVLSEKPGVIGFRDMIPGVTIKKELDESSGRIAIVVIEHKEDLNPSVEVKDASGKVQAVYSIPTGAQVAVTEGDEIAQGALLAKTPRQASKTKDITGGLPRVAELFEARRPKEAAEMARIDGVVSLGGTVRSKRKLIVTDEESGEAEEHLIPHAKQIIVQVGDVVHKGQHLTEGSADPHEILDILGPARLYEFLINEVQEVYRLQGVTINDKHIELIIRQMLRKVRITDPGDTEFFWGEQIERTTFLRENNEIIEAGGKPAEAEPVLLGITKASIETESFISAASFQETTRVLTDASTLSKIDKLHGFKENVIMGHLIPAGTGLRNYRDLRITLPFGGNIEDNVEPEGITAEVGPANPEAPTATPEAG; this is encoded by the coding sequence ATGTCTACGCAAGAAGCCCAACAAGTGCTCAGCGCGGAACGTGAGTCGAATTTCGACTGCGTTACGATCAATGTCTCGTCACCGGAAATCATCCGTTCCTGGTCACGTGGCGAAGTCAAGAACCCGGAGACCATCAACTACCGTACTTTCAAGCCGGAGCCAGGCGGACTTTTCTGCCAACGCATCTTCGGTCCGGTACGCGACTACGAGTGTGCCTGCGGTAAGTATAAGCGAATCAAGTACAAGGGTGTCATCTGTGACCGTTGTGGCGTCGAGGTAACCGTATCTCGCGTCCGCCGTCAGCGCATGGGCCACATCGAGTTGGCAGTGCCTGTCACTCACATCTGGTTCCTCAAGAGCATGCCTTCGCGCCTCGGTCTCTTGCTCGATATGACTGCCCGCAGTCTCGAGCGCGTGATCTACTACGAAGCGTACATGGTCACCGACCCAGGCCGTACTCCACTCGAAGAGAAGCAGCTTCTCACTGATCAAGAGTACATCGAAGCGATGGCCGAATACGGCGACGATTCCTTCGTGGCCAAGATGGGTGCGGAAGCTCTCCGTGATGTTCTCGTGAATACAGACCTTGAGGTCACCGTACTTGAACTTCAGGAAGCGATGCGCTCCACCAAGTCCAAGCAGATCAAGAAGAAGTTGGCGAAGCGCTTGAAGGTTATCCAAGGCTTCATCAAGTCCTCTTCTCGTCCTGAGTGGATGGTGCTTGAAGTGCTGCCGGTTATCCCACCAGACCTTCGTCCGCTCGTACCACTCGAAGGTGGCCGCTTCGCGACCTCCGACCTTAACGACCTTTACCGCCGCGTCATCAACCGTAACAACCGCCTCAAGAACTTGATGCAGTTGAAGACGCCGGACGTGATCATCCACAACGAAAAGCGCATGCTGCAGGAAGCGGTGGACGCGCTCTTCGACAATGGTCGTCACGGCCGTCCGGTTACCGGTGCTGGCAACCGTCCGCTCAAGTCACTCAGCGACATGCTCAAGGGCAAGCAGGGCCGTTTCCGTCAGAACCTTCTTGGTAAGCGCGTCGACTACTCCGGTCGTTCCGTTATCGTTATCGGTCCTGAGCTGAAGCTGAACCAGTGCGGTCTTCCCAAGAAGATGGCTCTCGTTCTCTTCGAGCCGTTTATCATCCGTCGCCTCAAGGAGCTCGGCTTCGTACACACGGTCCGTGGCGCTCGCCGCATGATCGAGAAGCGCTCTCCTGAAGTTTGGGATATCTTGGAAGAAGTTACCAAGGGGCACCCCGTTCTTCTAAACCGCGCGCCAACCCTTCACCGTCTCTCGATCCAGGCTTTTGAGCCAACACTGATCGAAGGTGAAGCGATCCGCGTTCACCCGCTTGTTTGTACTGCGTACAACGCTGACTTCGACGGTGACCAAATGGCGGTGCACGTGCCTCTCTCGCTCGAAGCGACGCTCGAGTGTAAGATGCTCATGATGGCCACAGGGAACATCTTCTCGCCTTCCAGCGGTAAGCCAATCCTTACGCCTTCGCAGGACGTCATCCTCGGTTCTTACTACCTGACCATCAACCCGCGTCAGAGCTTCGAAGAACTCGACCGCATCCCGCTGGTTGGCAACAAGACGGAAGCGATCTTTGCCAACCTCGACGGCGCTCTGCACACCCACGACTGGGTACGCATCCCGAATCCGGACTACGGTCGCGAAACGACCTTCGGCAATTCTGACCAGAAGACTATCGTCACTACGGTTGGTCGTATCCGCTACAGCGAAATTTGGCCAAACGATCTCGGCTTCATCAACTTCCAAGTCGGCAAGAAGGAGCTCGGCGACGTCATCAACAACACCTATAAGGTGGCTGGTCCGGAAGCGACCGTTGATTCGCTCGACAAGCTCAAGAAGCTCGGCTTCGACGTTGCGACCATGGCCGGTATCTCCATCGGTATCGACGACATGATCATCCCGGATGAGAAGGTCGACATCGTGGATCGCGCCTTCAAGAAGATCTCCGACGTCGATGGCCAGTACCAAAAGGGTATCATCACCGCAGGCGAGCGCTACAACAAGATCATCGACATCTGGACTGTTGCGACCGACGAAATCAAGCAGGCCGTATTCGTCCAGCTGAAGACCAACGGCGGCAAGCCAGGCGTAAACCCAGTTTACGTGATGATGGACTCCGGTGCTCGTGGTAACCCGAACCAGGTACGTCAGCTTTGTGGTACTCGTGGTTTGATGGCTAAGCCATCCGGCGAAATCATCGAGCGTCCGATCCTCTCGTCCTTCCGTGAAGGTCTTACCGTTCTTGAATACTTCATCTCCACTCACGGCGCTCGTAAGGGTCTCGCGGATACAGCTCTCAAGACGGCTGACGCGGGTTACCTCACTCGTAAGCTCTGTGACGTCGCGATGGACGTTATCATCACGGAAGAGGACTGCGGAACGCGCGAAGGTATCTGGAAGAAGGCGATCTTCGAAGGTGACGACGAAATCGTTGGCCTCCGCGAGCGTATCGAAGGCCGTTGCTCTTGCGACGACGTCTACAACCCAATCCAGCCAGACGAGCTGGTTGTTGGTTCGGGCGAGCTCATCACTGAGCAGGTTGCCAAGCGTATCGAAGAACTCGGTATCGAGCGCCTCAAGGTCATGTCTCCTCTGACTTCGACTGCTGCATACGGCATCGACGCCAAGTCCTACGGTATCAACCCTGCGTCCAACGACGTTGCGAAGATCGGCGACTCCGTTGGTATCATCGCGGCCCAGTCGATCGGTGAGCCAGGTACCCAGTTGACCATGCGTACCTTCCACATCGGTGGTATCGCGTCCTCGGTCGTTACCGATCCACGCATCTCGGTTCGTAACGGAGGTACCGTCAAGTACCGCGGTCTACGTCTCGTGGAGATCGCTCCAGGCGTGAGCGTTGTACTCAACAAGACCGGTTCGGTTCAGATTGTCGACGCTACTGGCCGTGAGCTCGAAGCTTACGACATCGTAGTTGGTTCGCTACTACGCGTACCGGATGGCGGCGAAATCGAAGCAGGTCAGCTCCTCGCAGAGTGGGACCCTTACAACATCCCGGTTCTTTCCGAAAAGCCAGGTGTGATTGGATTCCGCGACATGATCCCCGGTGTTACCATCAAGAAGGAACTCGACGAGTCCTCTGGTCGTATCGCCATCGTGGTCATCGAGCACAAGGAAGACTTGAACCCATCTGTTGAGGTCAAGGACGCATCCGGCAAGGTTCAGGCGGTCTACAGCATTCCGACCGGTGCTCAGGTAGCGGTCACCGAAGGCGACGAGATCGCTCAAGGTGCCTTGCTCGCGAAGACGCCACGTCAGGCTTCCAAGACCAAGGACATCACTGGTGGTCTTCCCCGCGTTGCCGAGCTCTTCGAAGCTCGTCGTCCGAAGGAAGCAGCCGAAATGGCCCGTATCGACGGTGTCGTTTCTCTCGGTGGTACGGTTCGTTCCAAGCGCAAGCTCATCGTCACCGACGAAGAGTCCGGCGAAGCGGAAGAGCACCTCATCCCACACGCCAAGCAGATCATCGTCCAGGTCGGAGACGTCGTGCACAAGGGGCAGCACCTCACTGAAGGTTCCGCTGACCCGCACGAAATCCTCGATATCCTTGGACCAGCCCGTTTGTACGAGTTCCTCATCAACGAAGTACAAGAGGTCTACCGCTTGCAGGGTGTTACCATCAACGACAAGCACATCGAGCTCATCATCCGCCAGATGCTCCGCAAGGTTCGTATCACCGATCCAGGCGATACCGAGTTCTTCTGGGGCGAGCAGATCGAGCGCACGACCTTCTTGCGTGAGAACAACGAAATCATCGAAGCGGGTGGTAAGCCTGCCGAAGCTGAGCCCGTTCTTCTCGGTATCACCAAGGCGTCTATCGAAACAGAGTCCTTCATCTCCGCGGCTTCCTTCCAGGAAACCACCCGCGTACTCACGGATGCATCGACCCTGTCCAAGATCGACAAGCTGCACGGCTTCAAGGAGAACGTTATCATGGGTCACTTGATCCCAGCCGGTACCGGACTCCGCAACTACCGCGACCTCCGCATCACGCTTCCCTTTGGCGGCAACATCGAGGACAACGTAGAGCCAGAAGGAATCACTGCCGAAGTGGGACCAGCGAATCCAGAAGCTCCAACGGCTACGCCGGAAGCTGGATAA
- the rpoB gene encoding DNA-directed RNA polymerase subunit beta, whose protein sequence is MADRINFGKLKDVITPPNLIEIQINSYLDFLQKDTPISERKNDGLEAVFREVFPIESYDGRLVLEFVSYTVGDPKATEIECIREGITYSVPLYVKLRLREEDNIKDEEIYMGEIPMVSARGSFIINGAERVVVSQLHRSPGIAYEVTPHTNGKPLHAFRIIPDRGTWLEVQFDNNDLLYVYLDRRRRRRKFLITTLLRAVGYSSDVDILKLFYKIEDLGTSEALAKENVSQYVLVEDAIDAEKGVVIARAFEPLTKAIVREFEGHGIPTLKVIDTTVDDGAIVRAMKKDTSQNEEEALKEIYKRLRPGEPPTTANAKALLKRLFFDPKRYDLGRVGRYKINQKLEMDTDVEVRTLQGEDIVLATKYLIKLKAGEGYLDDIDHLGSRRVRTVGELLANQCRLGLARTERLVRERMTLYDQSVDSITPQKLINPKALTTVIRDFFARSQLSQFMDQINPLAELTHKRRLSALGPGGLNRERAGFEVRDVHPSHYGRICPIETPEGPNIGLINSLSTYSRVNEFGFIETPYRIVENGRVTDEIKYLNADMEEGKIIAQANSEVDENGNFTGKVTVRQSGEFLEVDPDQVDFMDVSTKQVVSVAAGLIPFLEHDDANRALMGSNMQRQGVPLLQADSPFVGTGIEERVARDSKTVSVSDIDGIVASVDAKRIVISKDGTLPANFERKPYTDVKAGIHVYELRKFMRSNAGTCFNQKPIVSKGQPIKADQIIADGPCTQNGELAIGKNILVAFMPWNGYNFEDAILISEKVLKDDIYTSIHISEFEVTARDTKLGPEEITRDIPNVGEEALKNLNHDGVIRVGAEVKPGDILVGKITPKSETELAPEEKLLRAIFGEKAADVKDTSLIVPSGVDGIVMDVKVSSRLDYERERLSPSDRRRQVKQINEDYKTQMDKLREGLTEALSNILLGEKIPLDVVNGQNGEIIIPANRKITKTLLRKLAAVSKHVEIDPSPVRIKIMEIIGSYQSKFDELEGDRERKTANIESGEDAATGVIKQVKVYVATKEKLKVGDKMAGRHGNKGVVAKIVPEEDMPYLPDGTPIQICLNPLGVPSRMNVGQVLETHMGWACKVLGMKVSTPVFDGIPEKVVRQHLADAGLPTTGKSAVYDGRTGEKLDNEVVVGWVYMLKLNHLVSHKIHARAVGPYSLVTQQPLGGKAQYGGQRFGEMEVWALEAYGAAYTLQELLTVKSDDVQGRTKIYESLVKGDSTLQAGTPESFNVLIKEIQSLGLDVKLGRQSELDYK, encoded by the coding sequence ATGGCAGACCGTATCAACTTCGGAAAACTTAAGGACGTAATCACGCCGCCCAATCTGATCGAGATTCAGATCAATTCCTATCTCGACTTCCTGCAAAAGGACACCCCGATCTCGGAGCGTAAAAACGACGGATTGGAAGCCGTCTTCCGGGAAGTTTTCCCCATCGAGAGCTACGACGGACGCCTTGTGCTCGAGTTCGTATCCTACACTGTCGGCGACCCTAAGGCTACCGAGATCGAGTGTATCCGCGAGGGCATTACTTATTCCGTACCTCTTTACGTGAAGCTCCGCCTTCGCGAGGAAGACAACATCAAGGACGAAGAGATCTACATGGGAGAAATCCCCATGGTCTCCGCCCGTGGCTCCTTCATCATCAACGGCGCCGAGCGCGTAGTCGTTTCCCAGCTGCACCGCTCGCCTGGTATCGCGTACGAAGTTACTCCGCACACCAACGGCAAGCCGCTGCACGCCTTCCGCATCATCCCAGACCGCGGTACCTGGCTCGAAGTTCAGTTCGACAACAACGATCTGCTCTACGTTTATCTCGATCGCCGTCGCCGTCGTCGTAAGTTCCTCATCACTACTTTGCTCCGCGCTGTTGGCTACAGCTCCGACGTCGATATCCTCAAGCTTTTCTACAAGATCGAAGACTTGGGTACCTCCGAAGCGCTTGCTAAGGAAAACGTCTCCCAGTACGTGCTGGTTGAAGACGCAATCGACGCCGAAAAGGGTGTCGTCATCGCTCGCGCGTTCGAGCCGCTCACCAAGGCGATCGTTCGCGAGTTTGAAGGCCATGGCATCCCGACCTTGAAGGTCATCGACACCACCGTCGACGATGGCGCCATCGTTCGCGCTATGAAGAAGGACACCTCCCAAAACGAGGAAGAAGCCCTCAAGGAAATCTACAAGCGCCTCCGTCCGGGCGAGCCGCCTACGACTGCCAACGCCAAGGCTCTGCTCAAGCGTCTCTTCTTCGATCCCAAGCGCTACGACCTCGGTCGCGTGGGTCGCTACAAGATCAACCAGAAGCTGGAGATGGATACGGACGTTGAAGTTCGTACCTTGCAAGGCGAAGACATCGTTCTCGCTACCAAGTACCTCATCAAGCTCAAGGCTGGGGAGGGCTACCTCGACGATATCGACCACCTCGGTTCCCGTCGCGTCCGTACCGTTGGCGAGTTGCTCGCTAACCAGTGCCGTCTCGGCCTGGCTCGTACGGAGCGTCTCGTTCGCGAGCGCATGACTCTCTACGATCAAAGCGTCGATTCGATCACGCCTCAGAAGCTGATCAATCCAAAGGCTTTGACCACTGTGATCCGCGACTTCTTCGCCCGTTCGCAGCTGTCCCAGTTCATGGACCAAATCAACCCGCTTGCGGAGCTCACGCACAAGCGTCGTCTCTCCGCTCTCGGACCTGGTGGTTTGAACCGCGAACGCGCCGGTTTCGAAGTGCGTGACGTTCATCCATCGCACTACGGACGTATTTGCCCGATTGAGACGCCTGAAGGTCCAAACATCGGTCTTATCAACTCGCTATCCACTTACTCCCGCGTCAACGAGTTCGGCTTCATCGAAACGCCGTACCGTATTGTCGAGAACGGTCGCGTCACTGACGAGATCAAGTACCTCAACGCCGACATGGAAGAGGGCAAGATCATCGCTCAGGCGAACTCCGAGGTAGACGAAAACGGAAACTTCACTGGCAAGGTCACCGTGCGTCAGTCCGGCGAGTTCTTGGAAGTGGATCCGGACCAAGTCGACTTCATGGACGTATCCACGAAGCAGGTTGTATCCGTTGCGGCAGGACTCATTCCGTTCCTCGAGCACGACGACGCGAACCGCGCGCTCATGGGCTCGAACATGCAACGCCAAGGCGTTCCGCTGCTTCAAGCCGACTCCCCATTCGTGGGCACCGGTATCGAAGAGCGTGTTGCTCGTGACTCCAAGACCGTTTCCGTTTCCGACATCGACGGTATCGTCGCCTCGGTTGACGCGAAGCGCATCGTTATCTCCAAGGACGGCACGCTTCCCGCGAACTTCGAGCGTAAGCCTTACACAGATGTGAAGGCTGGCATCCACGTTTACGAACTGCGCAAGTTCATGCGTTCCAATGCCGGCACTTGCTTCAACCAGAAGCCAATCGTTTCCAAGGGACAGCCCATCAAGGCTGACCAGATCATCGCAGACGGACCTTGTACCCAGAACGGTGAGCTCGCGATCGGAAAGAATATCCTCGTGGCCTTCATGCCTTGGAATGGATACAACTTCGAGGACGCGATCCTGATCTCCGAGAAGGTTCTCAAGGACGACATCTACACTTCCATCCACATCTCCGAATTCGAAGTCACTGCTCGTGACACCAAGCTTGGACCGGAAGAAATCACACGCGATATTCCAAACGTGGGTGAAGAGGCTCTCAAGAACCTCAACCACGACGGTGTTATCCGCGTGGGCGCTGAAGTTAAGCCAGGCGATATCCTCGTGGGCAAGATCACGCCAAAGTCCGAAACCGAACTCGCTCCGGAAGAAAAGCTCCTCCGCGCGATCTTCGGCGAAAAGGCTGCGGACGTTAAGGATACCTCGCTCATCGTACCATCCGGTGTCGATGGCATCGTCATGGACGTTAAGGTTTCCAGCCGCCTCGACTACGAGCGCGAGCGCCTAAGCCCATCGGATCGTCGCCGTCAGGTGAAGCAGATCAACGAAGACTACAAGACGCAGATGGATAAGCTGCGCGAAGGTCTGACCGAAGCACTGTCTAACATCCTTCTCGGTGAAAAGATTCCTCTGGACGTGGTCAACGGCCAGAACGGCGAAATCATCATCCCTGCCAACCGCAAGATCACCAAGACGCTTCTCCGTAAGCTCGCTGCGGTTTCCAAGCACGTTGAGATCGATCCTTCTCCTGTCCGTATCAAGATCATGGAGATCATCGGTTCCTACCAGAGCAAGTTCGACGAGCTCGAAGGCGACCGTGAGCGCAAGACTGCCAACATCGAGTCCGGTGAAGATGCAGCCACTGGCGTGATCAAGCAGGTTAAGGTCTACGTTGCTACCAAGGAAAAGCTCAAGGTGGGTGACAAGATGGCGGGACGCCACGGTAACAAGGGTGTCGTCGCTAAGATCGTTCCAGAGGAAGATATGCCTTATCTTCCAGACGGTACTCCGATCCAGATCTGCTTGAACCCACTGGGTGTACCTTCCCGTATGAACGTTGGTCAGGTACTCGAAACGCACATGGGATGGGCCTGTAAGGTTCTCGGCATGAAGGTTTCGACTCCGGTCTTCGACGGTATTCCGGAAAAGGTCGTGCGTCAGCACTTGGCCGATGCCGGTCTTCCCACCACAGGTAAGTCCGCCGTTTACGACGGTCGTACCGGTGAGAAGTTGGACAACGAAGTGGTTGTTGGCTGGGTGTACATGCTCAAGCTCAATCACCTTGTCTCCCACAAGATCCACGCCCGTGCGGTTGGTCCGTACTCTCTCGTTACCCAGCAGCCACTCGGTGGTAAGGCCCAATACGGTGGTCAGCGCTTCGGGGAAATGGAAGTTTGGGCGCTCGAAGCTTACGGCGCGGCTTACACGCTGCAGGAGCTTCTCACGGTCAAGTCTGACGACGTTCAAGGCCGTACCAAAATCTACGAATCACTGGTCAAGGGCGACTCCACGCTGCAAGCGGGCACGCCGGAATCCTTCAACGTATTGATCAAGGAAATCCAATCCCTTGGTCTCGACGTGAAGCTGGGCCGCCAAAGCGAACTCGACTACAAGTAA
- the rplL gene encoding 50S ribosomal protein L7/L12 has product MADITKEDVIEWLSGQTVLDIAGLVKDLEEKWGVSAAAPVAVAAAPAGGEAAAPAEEKTEFDVILAAAGDKKINVIKEVRGITGLGLKEAKDLVEGAPKPVKEGVSKEEAEEVKSKLEAAGAKVEVK; this is encoded by the coding sequence ATGGCAGACATCACTAAAGAAGACGTAATCGAATGGCTCAGCGGCCAAACCGTACTCGACATCGCAGGTCTCGTTAAGGACCTCGAAGAAAAGTGGGGCGTTTCCGCTGCTGCTCCTGTAGCCGTTGCCGCAGCACCTGCTGGTGGCGAAGCTGCTGCTCCTGCTGAGGAAAAGACTGAGTTCGACGTAATCCTCGCCGCTGCTGGCGACAAGAAGATCAATGTGATCAAGGAAGTACGTGGAATCACAGGTCTCGGACTCAAGGAAGCAAAGGACCTCGTTGAAGGCGCGCCAAAGCCTGTTAAGGAAGGCGTTTCCAAGGAGGAAGCAGAAGAAGTCAAGTCCAAGCTCGAAGCTGCTGGCGCTAAGGTCGAAGTTAAGTAA
- the rplJ gene encoding 50S ribosomal protein L10, with protein MRPEKQFLVDEINTHLDKSDYLFLADYERSTVIDIAELRAELIKEEAEFHVVKNNILKVAARERGYPEIDEHLNGQNAIVIGGTNPSGVAKVLTKFFDKKDKMDVKVGILSSQRLEKDEVVALSKLPNIDAMRAQLLGLLSQPAQSLVFVLNGVPTAMLNVLQAKADKGE; from the coding sequence ATGAGACCAGAAAAACAATTTCTCGTTGATGAAATCAACACTCACCTCGACAAGTCTGACTACCTGTTCCTCGCCGACTACGAGCGTTCCACGGTAATCGACATTGCTGAGCTCCGCGCTGAGCTGATCAAGGAAGAGGCAGAGTTCCACGTCGTAAAGAACAACATCCTCAAGGTTGCCGCTCGCGAACGCGGTTATCCGGAAATCGACGAACACCTCAACGGCCAGAATGCCATCGTTATCGGTGGCACCAATCCATCCGGTGTTGCCAAGGTCCTCACCAAGTTCTTCGACAAGAAGGACAAGATGGACGTTAAGGTGGGCATTCTCAGCTCCCAGCGTTTGGAGAAGGACGAGGTCGTGGCGCTATCAAAGTTGCCGAACATCGACGCGATGCGCGCTCAGCTCCTTGGATTGCTCAGCCAGCCTGCACAGAGCTTGGTATTCGTCCTCAATGGCGTGCCAACCGCGATGCTCAACGTACTTCAGGCCAAGGCCGACAAGGGCGAGTAG
- the rplA gene encoding 50S ribosomal protein L1: MVKLSKKFRAAAEAADLGKEYTIAEAVDALAKLPKAKFDETIEVSLKLGVDPRKGDEMVRGTVMLPHGSGKTVRVLAFTADAEAAKAAGATEAGLEDMIAKVQGGWFDFDVAVATPDAMKDVRKIARVLGPKGLMPNPKAGTVSDDIAKAIQEVMAGRVEYKVDKNASLGVGVGKRSFGTEEVVGNLTAIMEAIGKARPAAFKGRYIKSAYISATQTPSIKLASSEYAKY; the protein is encoded by the coding sequence ATGGTAAAACTATCCAAAAAGTTTCGTGCAGCTGCAGAGGCCGCCGATCTTGGTAAAGAATACACGATTGCAGAAGCAGTCGACGCGCTCGCGAAGTTGCCCAAGGCAAAGTTCGATGAGACGATCGAAGTTTCCCTCAAGCTTGGAGTTGATCCTCGCAAGGGCGACGAAATGGTGCGTGGCACAGTAATGCTTCCGCACGGTAGCGGTAAGACTGTCCGCGTTCTCGCGTTCACCGCCGATGCTGAAGCGGCCAAAGCCGCTGGCGCCACAGAAGCAGGTCTCGAAGACATGATTGCCAAGGTTCAAGGCGGCTGGTTCGACTTCGACGTAGCTGTCGCGACTCCTGACGCGATGAAGGACGTACGTAAGATCGCTCGCGTTCTTGGACCGAAAGGTCTCATGCCGAATCCAAAGGCTGGCACTGTTTCCGACGATATCGCCAAAGCGATTCAGGAAGTAATGGCGGGTCGCGTTGAGTACAAGGTAGACAAGAACGCCTCCCTGGGCGTTGGCGTTGGCAAGCGTTCCTTCGGTACCGAAGAAGTCGTTGGTAACCTCACTGCAATCATGGAAGCGATCGGCAAGGCACGTCCTGCTGCTTTCAAGGGTCGCTACATCAAGAGCGCGTACATCTCCGCAACCCAGACTCCGAGCATCAAGCTCGCGAGCTCCGAGTACGCCAAGTACTAA
- the rplK gene encoding 50S ribosomal protein L11, producing MAKKVTGTIRLQLPAGGANPAPPVGPALGAAGVNIMAFCKEYNAKTQDKAGLILPVVITVYQDKSFTFILKSPPAAVLLKKAAGLAKGSGVPNRDKVGKVTKAQILEIVEMKKADLNASDPEAASRIIEGTARSMGIEVEG from the coding sequence ATGGCAAAGAAAGTCACAGGAACCATTCGCCTACAACTCCCTGCCGGCGGCGCCAATCCAGCGCCTCCAGTTGGTCCAGCCCTCGGTGCGGCTGGGGTCAACATCATGGCCTTCTGTAAGGAGTACAACGCGAAGACACAAGACAAGGCGGGTCTCATCCTTCCAGTCGTAATCACTGTCTATCAAGACAAGTCTTTCACCTTCATCCTGAAGTCCCCACCAGCTGCTGTCCTCCTCAAAAAGGCGGCCGGCTTGGCGAAGGGCTCTGGCGTGCCGAACCGCGACAAGGTTGGCAAGGTAACGAAGGCTCAGATTCTCGAGATCGTCGAAATGAAAAAGGCCGATCTCAACGCTTCGGATCCAGAAGCAGCGTCTCGTATTATCGAAGGTACGGCTCGCTCCATGGGTATCGAAGTAGAGGGCTAA
- the nusG gene encoding transcription termination/antitermination protein NusG: MSETSAKTGAAWYVIQTLSNQEGKVKRYLDKFIKEDEMEEFVFEVLVPTETVTEVKNGKKSQIVRKFYPGYAFIHMRLYDENGKLLNKPWYFVRETAGVINFVGGDRPTPLKKAEIDTILSQVEAATGKETPKVQFEIGEEVKITDGPFLNLNGRIDEIDPEKGKLKVSVSIFGRFTPVELEYWQVERLTS, encoded by the coding sequence ATGTCTGAAACCAGCGCAAAAACCGGCGCCGCTTGGTACGTTATCCAAACTCTCTCCAACCAGGAGGGGAAGGTTAAGCGGTACCTGGACAAGTTCATCAAGGAAGACGAGATGGAGGAGTTCGTATTCGAAGTCCTCGTGCCGACCGAGACCGTTACGGAAGTAAAGAACGGAAAGAAGTCTCAGATCGTGCGCAAATTCTATCCAGGCTACGCTTTCATTCACATGCGTCTCTACGACGAGAATGGAAAGCTGCTCAACAAGCCTTGGTACTTCGTCCGCGAAACGGCGGGCGTTATCAATTTCGTAGGCGGAGACCGTCCAACGCCTCTCAAGAAAGCTGAGATCGACACGATCCTCAGCCAAGTGGAAGCCGCCACGGGCAAAGAAACACCAAAGGTACAGTTCGAGATCGGAGAAGAGGTCAAAATTACGGATGGCCCGTTCCTCAATCTCAATGGCCGCATCGACGAGATCGACCCGGAAAAGGGCAAGCTCAAGGTGTCGGTATCTATCTTTGGACGATTCACTCCAGTCGAGCTGGAGTATTGGCAAGTCGAACGCTTAACAAGCTAA
- the secE gene encoding preprotein translocase subunit SecE, whose amino-acid sequence MKNPFRSIRIFTGETITELKKASWPSFSELRESTFVVLIAIAIMGLFVAVADFSIANVVNLFTSWMR is encoded by the coding sequence ATGAAAAATCCGTTCCGCAGTATTCGCATATTCACAGGTGAGACGATCACGGAGCTCAAGAAGGCAAGCTGGCCTTCGTTTTCCGAGCTGCGCGAATCGACCTTTGTCGTACTTATTGCGATCGCAATCATGGGACTCTTCGTCGCGGTTGCGGATTTCTCTATAGCGAACGTCGTGAATCTCTTCACGAGCTGGATGCGCTAG